In Staphylococcus lloydii, the following proteins share a genomic window:
- the murA gene encoding UDP-N-acetylglucosamine 1-carboxyvinyltransferase: MDKIVIKSGNKLTGEVKASGAKNAVLPVLTASLLAAEGTSKLLNVPALSDVETINNVISTLNAEVSYDKDGEAVTVDATKDLFEEAPYEYVSKMRASILVMGPLLARLGHAKVALPGGCAIGSRPIEQHIKGFEELGAEIHMDGGFIYANAKDGLKGTTIHLDFPSVGATQNIIMAASLAEGKTVLENVAREPEIVDLANYINEMGGNVVGAGTDTITINGVDKLHGVTHSIIPDRIEAGTLLIAGAITRGDVLVKGAIKEHMTSLVYKLEEMGVNLEYSDEAIRVSAEGELKPVDVKTLPHPGFPTDMQSQMMALLLTAEGNKVVTETVFENRFMHVAEFQRMNANITVEGRSAKIQGKSQLQGAQVKATDLRAAAALILAGLVAEGTTQVTELKHLDRGYVDLHGKLNSLGANIERIND, translated from the coding sequence ATGGACAAGATAGTTATAAAAAGTGGCAATAAGTTAACAGGAGAGGTAAAGGCTTCAGGAGCAAAAAACGCGGTATTACCAGTTTTAACTGCGTCTTTACTTGCAGCGGAAGGTACAAGCAAATTACTTAATGTACCTGCATTAAGCGACGTAGAAACAATAAATAATGTGATTTCTACATTAAATGCAGAAGTGTCTTATGACAAAGATGGAGAAGCTGTTACTGTTGATGCGACGAAAGATTTATTTGAAGAAGCACCTTACGAATATGTTAGTAAGATGAGAGCAAGTATATTAGTTATGGGCCCTTTATTAGCACGTTTAGGCCATGCTAAAGTTGCATTGCCTGGTGGTTGTGCCATTGGATCAAGACCTATAGAACAACATATTAAAGGTTTTGAGGAACTAGGAGCAGAAATCCATATGGATGGTGGTTTCATTTACGCCAATGCGAAAGATGGACTTAAAGGTACTACGATTCATTTAGACTTCCCAAGTGTAGGTGCGACTCAAAATATTATTATGGCTGCTTCATTGGCTGAAGGTAAAACTGTTTTAGAAAATGTAGCACGTGAGCCAGAAATAGTAGATTTAGCAAACTACATTAATGAAATGGGTGGTAATGTTGTAGGTGCAGGTACCGATACAATCACAATTAATGGTGTAGATAAACTTCACGGTGTAACACATTCTATCATTCCAGACCGTATCGAAGCAGGTACGTTGTTAATTGCTGGTGCAATTACACGCGGTGATGTGTTAGTTAAAGGTGCAATCAAAGAACATATGACTAGCTTAGTCTACAAATTAGAAGAAATGGGAGTTAACCTTGAGTATTCTGACGAAGCCATTCGCGTTAGCGCAGAAGGTGAGTTGAAACCGGTAGACGTTAAAACATTACCACATCCTGGCTTTCCAACTGATATGCAATCACAAATGATGGCATTACTTTTAACAGCTGAGGGTAATAAAGTCGTTACTGAAACAGTATTTGAAAATAGATTTATGCACGTTGCAGAATTCCAACGTATGAATGCTAATATTACTGTAGAAGGTAGAAGTGCAAAAATTCAAGGTAAGAGCCAACTCCAAGGTGCTCAAGTAAAAGCGACAGACTTAAGAGCGGCTGCTGCTTTAATTTTAGCTGGATTAGTTGCAGAAGGAACAACACAAGTAACTGAGCTGAAACACTTAGACCGTGGGTATGTCGATTTACATGGTAAATTGAATTCATTAGGCGCTAACATTGAAAGAATTAACGACTAA
- a CDS encoding DUF1146 family protein, translating to MEYLGQFAIIHLILHVVCICISYWALNVLRLDQFFKKGDPLKVQVCMIFLAILLGTAVSNFIVDLLQFSTQVKYLLQ from the coding sequence ATGGAGTATTTAGGTCAATTTGCGATTATACATTTGATATTACATGTAGTATGTATTTGTATAAGTTATTGGGCATTAAATGTACTCAGATTGGATCAGTTTTTTAAAAAAGGTGACCCTTTAAAGGTACAAGTATGCATGATATTTTTAGCCATATTATTAGGTACTGCAGTAAGTAATTTTATCGTAGATTTATTACAATTTTCTACACAGGTAAAATATTTGTTACAATAA
- the fabZ gene encoding 3-hydroxyacyl-ACP dehydratase FabZ codes for METIFDYNQIKQIIPHRQPFLLIDKVVEYEEGKRCVGIKQVSGNEPFFQGHFPEYAVMPGVLITEALAQTGAVAMLNNEENKGKLALFAGIDKCRFKRQVVPGDTLTLEVEITKIKGPIGKGSAKATVDGQVACSCELTFALQDAK; via the coding sequence ATGGAAACTATTTTCGATTATAATCAAATTAAGCAAATCATCCCACATAGACAACCATTTTTATTAATTGATAAAGTGGTTGAATATGAAGAAGGTAAACGTTGCGTTGGTATTAAACAAGTATCAGGCAATGAACCATTTTTCCAAGGTCATTTTCCTGAATATGCAGTTATGCCTGGCGTATTAATTACAGAAGCATTAGCACAAACTGGTGCCGTTGCAATGCTAAATAATGAAGAAAATAAAGGTAAACTTGCGCTTTTTGCTGGTATTGATAAATGCCGTTTTAAACGTCAAGTTGTACCAGGTGATACATTAACTTTAGAAGTAGAAATTACTAAAATTAAAGGCCCTATTGGTAAAGGTAGTGCCAAAGCAACTGTAGATGGACAAGTAGCTTGTAGTTGTGAATTAACATTTGCCTTACAAGATGCTAAATAA
- a CDS encoding F0F1 ATP synthase subunit epsilon: MSTLSLNIVTPNGSVYDRDDVELAVMQTTAGEIGVMFGHIPTVAALKTGYVKINFDGGSEFIAVSEGFVEIRQHKLSIIVQTAEAAKDIDVDRAQTAKTKAESHLNNEQNSGDLHRAERALERANNRLYVASLK, translated from the coding sequence ATGAGTACATTAAGCCTAAATATTGTCACTCCTAATGGCTCAGTTTACGACAGGGATGATGTCGAATTAGCTGTAATGCAAACGACAGCTGGTGAGATTGGTGTTATGTTTGGACACATTCCTACCGTAGCAGCGCTAAAAACTGGCTATGTCAAAATTAATTTTGATGGTGGGTCGGAATTTATCGCAGTGAGTGAAGGTTTTGTTGAAATTAGACAGCATAAACTATCTATTATTGTTCAAACTGCTGAAGCTGCTAAAGACATAGATGTTGATAGAGCACAAACAGCAAAAACAAAAGCCGAATCGCATTTGAATAACGAACAAAATAGCGGTGATCTACATAGAGCTGAGCGCGCACTTGAACGTGCGAATAACAGACTTTATGTTGCTAGTTTAAAATAA
- a CDS encoding transglycosylase family protein, producing MKKTLLTSTIAVGLGVTGLATGHHADAAETTGANHAHLANLAQNNPSELNAKPVQEGSYNINFDQNNTNYHFSSNGQSWSWSYNGYGNQAANTQQEQPQQSEQAQPQQQTQQTQEQPKQQEQTQQSAQTQEQPKQQQAPQTEQTQQPQQESTSSSNESSSSDDSGSSVNVNGHLKQIAQRESGGDIHATNPSTGASGKYQFLQTTWDSVAPEQYKGQPASSAPESVQDKAAVKLYNTEGASQWVTA from the coding sequence ATGAAAAAAACATTACTAACTTCAACTATAGCAGTAGGATTAGGCGTAACAGGATTAGCAACTGGACATCATGCAGATGCAGCAGAAACAACTGGAGCTAACCATGCGCACTTAGCAAACTTAGCACAAAATAACCCTTCTGAATTAAATGCAAAACCAGTTCAAGAAGGTTCATATAACATTAACTTTGATCAAAACAATACTAACTATCATTTTTCTTCAAATGGCCAAAGCTGGTCTTGGAGTTATAACGGTTATGGTAATCAAGCAGCTAATACTCAACAAGAACAACCACAACAAAGTGAACAAGCTCAACCACAACAACAAACACAACAAACTCAAGAGCAACCTAAACAACAAGAGCAAACTCAACAAAGTGCTCAAACTCAAGAACAACCTAAACAACAACAAGCACCACAAACTGAACAAACTCAACAACCACAACAAGAATCTACTTCAAGCTCAAATGAATCAAGTTCAAGTGATGACAGCGGTTCTTCAGTAAACGTTAACGGTCACTTAAAACAAATCGCACAACGTGAATCAGGTGGCGACATCCACGCTACAAACCCATCAACTGGTGCATCAGGTAAATATCAATTCCTACAAACTACATGGGATTCAGTAGCACCTGAACAATATAAAGGTCAACCAGCTTCATCAGCTCCAGAATCAGTACAAGATAAAGCAGCAGTGAAATTATACAACACTGAAGGTGCTTCACAATGGGTTACTGCATAA
- the yidC gene encoding membrane protein insertase YidC has translation MKKKALLPLLLGVMVFLAGCDYSKPSNRNGFFYNTFVEPMDKLLHWLGTSFNNDYGLAIIVIVVAIRIVLLPFMLSNYRNSHMMREKMKVAKPDIDAVQEKVKRSRTQEEKMAANQEMMEVYKKYDMNPMKSMLGCLPVLIQMPVIMGLYFVLKSSSGGFTEHPNFLWFDLSKPDIWITIIAGILYFLQAYVSSLSMPNEQRQMGYMMMVISPIMIVWISLSSASALGLYWSVSAAFLIVQTHFANIYYSRVAKREVAPMLEAMNKDKNGDGNKAKNTQVVSKKGKKK, from the coding sequence ATGAAGAAAAAAGCGCTATTACCTTTACTTTTGGGAGTAATGGTCTTTCTAGCAGGATGTGACTACTCTAAACCGAGCAACAGGAATGGATTCTTCTATAATACATTTGTTGAACCAATGGATAAATTATTACATTGGTTAGGGACTAGTTTTAATAATGACTATGGACTAGCAATTATTGTAATTGTTGTTGCTATACGTATAGTTTTATTACCATTCATGTTATCAAATTATAGAAATAGTCATATGATGCGTGAAAAAATGAAGGTGGCTAAACCGGATATTGATGCGGTTCAAGAGAAGGTTAAACGTTCTCGTACGCAAGAAGAAAAAATGGCTGCCAATCAAGAAATGATGGAAGTTTATAAAAAATATGATATGAACCCTATGAAGAGTATGTTGGGTTGTTTACCAGTGTTAATTCAAATGCCAGTCATTATGGGCTTATATTTCGTTTTGAAATCATCCAGTGGTGGATTTACTGAGCATCCGAATTTCTTATGGTTTGATTTATCTAAACCAGACATTTGGATAACAATTATTGCTGGTATTTTATACTTCTTGCAAGCTTATGTATCAAGTTTAAGTATGCCAAATGAACAACGTCAAATGGGTTACATGATGATGGTTATTTCTCCAATCATGATCGTGTGGATTTCATTAAGTTCTGCTTCAGCACTTGGCTTATATTGGTCAGTCAGTGCCGCATTCTTGATTGTACAAACGCATTTTGCGAACATATACTATTCAAGAGTTGCCAAAAGAGAAGTTGCACCAATGTTAGAAGCAATGAACAAAGACAAAAATGGCGACGGCAACAAAGCGAAAAATACACAAGTTGTATCTAAAAAAGGTAAGAAAAAATAA
- a CDS encoding HD domain-containing protein, with protein MNQQEQLNSARTFMTTFHKNDYSGHDIAHINRVERLALYIAQREQPVDTFIINMASLLHDTVDSKLTNTEEATYKLRTFLSSIQINHNDSEAILHIINHMSYSHAKEHHTVLSKEGQIVRDADRLDALGAIGIARTFQFAGAYDEPMWIDEIDYQSLNNDTYSLANLSPSAIKHFYEKLFNLKELMHTETAYAIAKKRHAFMQQFVRQFFEEW; from the coding sequence ATGAATCAACAAGAGCAATTGAATAGTGCGCGTACTTTTATGACTACGTTTCATAAAAATGATTATTCAGGCCATGATATCGCACATATTAATCGAGTTGAACGTTTAGCTTTATATATAGCGCAACGAGAGCAACCTGTCGATACCTTTATAATAAACATGGCAAGTCTTCTACATGATACGGTTGATTCAAAATTAACAAATACCGAAGAAGCTACGTACAAACTTCGTACATTCTTATCATCAATACAAATCAATCATAATGATAGTGAAGCCATACTTCATATCATCAATCATATGAGTTATAGCCATGCTAAAGAGCATCATACAGTGTTATCAAAAGAAGGACAAATCGTCCGTGACGCTGACCGTTTAGATGCATTAGGTGCTATCGGTATTGCTCGTACTTTCCAATTTGCTGGTGCATATGACGAACCTATGTGGATTGATGAAATAGACTATCAGTCATTAAATAATGATACTTATAGCTTGGCTAATTTATCACCTTCTGCTATTAAACATTTTTATGAAAAGCTATTTAATTTAAAAGAATTAATGCATACTGAGACTGCATATGCTATAGCTAAAAAGCGACACGCATTCATGCAACAATTCGTTCGTCAATTTTTCGAAGAATGGTAA
- a CDS encoding single-stranded DNA-binding protein, whose product MINNIVVVGRLTKDPQLFSKDETDYVSLCLAIDRPYKRNDQQQNCDFLFCKAFGNNAKNIYRYLLKGALVGVTGHMRSSKYEKEGQMHYVTEIIIDTIKFMSPKVKQQHNQIIEPCNQDATDLTFSLN is encoded by the coding sequence ATGATAAATAATATAGTTGTCGTCGGACGACTAACTAAAGATCCACAACTTTTTAGCAAGGACGAAACAGACTACGTTTCATTATGTCTCGCAATAGATAGACCTTATAAGCGCAATGATCAACAGCAAAATTGTGATTTTTTATTTTGTAAGGCTTTTGGAAACAATGCTAAAAATATCTATCGTTACTTATTAAAAGGGGCACTTGTAGGTGTAACTGGCCATATGCGATCTTCTAAATATGAAAAAGAAGGGCAAATGCATTATGTTACTGAAATCATCATTGATACAATCAAATTTATGTCTCCTAAAGTAAAACAACAGCATAACCAAATTATTGAACCATGTAATCAAGACGCTACTGATTTAACATTCTCCTTGAATTAA
- the atpD gene encoding F0F1 ATP synthase subunit beta yields the protein MGVGRVTQIMGPVVDVRFEHNEVPEINNALVLDVENGEETTSLTLEVAIQLGDDVVRTIAMDGTEGVKRGTEVKDTGRSISVPVGDATLGRVFNVLGDTIDLDEEIDSSVRRDPIHRQSPAFDELSTNVEILETGIKVVDLLAPYLKGGKIGLFGGAGVGKTVLIQELINNIAQEHGGISVFAGVGERTREGNDLYFEMSDSGVIKKTAMVFGQMNEPPGARMRVALSGLTMAEYFRDEEGKDVLLFIDNIFRFTQAGSEVSALLGRLPSAVGYQPTLSTEMGQLQERITSTNKGSVTSIQAVFVPADDYTDPAPANVFAHLDSTTNLERKLTEMGIYPAVDPLASTSRALEPNIVGQEHYDVAREVQSTLQKYRELQDIIAILGMDELSEEDKQTVERARRIQFFLSQNFHVAEQFTGQKGSYVPVKRTVADFKDILEGKYDHIPEDAFRLVGSMDDVIEKAKDMGVEV from the coding sequence ATGGGAGTAGGCCGTGTGACCCAAATTATGGGGCCAGTCGTAGACGTTCGTTTTGAACACAACGAAGTGCCTGAAATTAATAATGCCTTAGTATTAGATGTTGAAAATGGCGAAGAAACGACATCATTAACATTAGAAGTGGCTATCCAATTAGGCGATGACGTCGTTCGTACAATTGCTATGGATGGAACTGAAGGTGTTAAACGTGGTACTGAAGTTAAAGATACAGGTAGAAGTATTAGTGTACCAGTTGGAGATGCTACCTTAGGTAGAGTATTCAACGTTCTTGGTGACACAATTGACTTAGACGAAGAAATTGATTCTTCTGTACGTCGTGACCCAATTCATAGACAATCTCCAGCTTTTGACGAATTATCTACTAACGTAGAAATTTTAGAAACTGGTATCAAAGTAGTAGATTTATTAGCACCATACCTTAAAGGTGGAAAAATTGGTCTTTTCGGTGGTGCAGGTGTAGGTAAAACAGTTTTAATCCAAGAATTAATTAATAATATTGCACAAGAACATGGTGGTATTTCAGTTTTCGCAGGTGTTGGAGAGCGTACACGTGAAGGTAACGACTTATACTTCGAAATGAGTGATAGTGGCGTTATTAAAAAGACAGCTATGGTCTTCGGACAAATGAACGAACCACCTGGCGCACGTATGCGTGTTGCTTTATCAGGATTAACTATGGCTGAATATTTCCGTGATGAAGAAGGTAAAGACGTACTATTATTCATCGATAATATCTTCAGATTTACACAAGCCGGTTCTGAAGTATCAGCATTGTTAGGTAGACTACCTTCAGCAGTAGGTTATCAACCAACATTAAGTACAGAAATGGGTCAATTACAAGAACGAATTACTTCAACAAATAAAGGTTCTGTAACGTCAATCCAAGCAGTATTCGTACCTGCCGATGACTATACTGACCCAGCGCCAGCCAACGTCTTTGCTCACTTAGACTCTACAACTAACTTAGAACGTAAGTTAACTGAAATGGGTATTTACCCAGCAGTTGATCCACTAGCTTCTACTTCTAGAGCTTTGGAACCTAATATCGTAGGTCAAGAACACTATGACGTTGCTCGTGAAGTACAATCAACGTTACAAAAATATCGTGAATTACAAGATATTATTGCAATCTTAGGTATGGATGAGTTATCTGAAGAGGACAAACAGACAGTTGAACGTGCCCGTCGTATTCAGTTCTTCTTATCTCAAAACTTCCACGTTGCTGAACAATTTACTGGTCAAAAAGGATCATATGTTCCAGTTAAACGTACAGTTGCAGACTTCAAAGATATTCTTGAAGGTAAATATGACCATATTCCAGAAGATGCATTTAGACTTGTAGGTAGTATGGATGATGTAATTGAAAAAGCAAAAGATATGGGCGTTGAAGTTTAA
- the thiD gene encoding bifunctional hydroxymethylpyrimidine kinase/phosphomethylpyrimidine kinase has product MNKPKIALTIAGTDPSGGAGVMADLKSFHACGVYGMAAITSIVAQNTKGVQHIHNLDPQWLEEQLESVYDDELPHALKTGMIASKPMMELIQSYISKHPEIPYVIDPVMLAKSGDSLMDDEGKKNLKSILLPLATVATPNIPEAEEITGLTINNEADVYKAGHIFINEIGSKGVVIKGGHANDDKQNSTDYLFTKDEVYKFTEPRYDTPHTHGTGCTFSAVITAELAKGKSIHEAVQKAKKFIAMAIQYTPEIGKGRGPVNHFAYMKKEGLDDE; this is encoded by the coding sequence ATGAATAAACCGAAAATAGCATTAACAATTGCAGGAACTGACCCATCAGGTGGGGCTGGTGTTATGGCAGACTTAAAATCATTCCATGCATGTGGTGTATATGGCATGGCAGCTATAACAAGTATCGTGGCGCAAAATACAAAAGGCGTTCAACATATTCACAATTTGGATCCGCAATGGTTAGAAGAACAGTTAGAAAGTGTTTATGACGATGAATTACCGCATGCTTTAAAAACAGGTATGATTGCGTCTAAACCAATGATGGAATTAATCCAATCATATATATCTAAACACCCAGAAATTCCATACGTTATTGATCCAGTAATGCTTGCTAAAAGTGGGGATTCACTTATGGATGATGAAGGTAAAAAGAATTTAAAGTCTATTTTATTACCACTTGCTACAGTAGCTACGCCTAATATTCCTGAGGCGGAAGAAATTACAGGATTAACAATTAACAATGAAGCTGATGTATACAAGGCTGGTCATATTTTTATAAATGAAATAGGAAGTAAAGGCGTTGTGATTAAAGGTGGTCATGCAAATGATGACAAGCAAAATTCAACCGATTATTTATTTACAAAAGATGAAGTTTATAAATTTACTGAACCACGTTATGACACGCCACACACTCATGGTACAGGTTGTACTTTTTCCGCCGTCATTACTGCGGAATTAGCAAAAGGTAAATCAATACATGAAGCGGTCCAAAAAGCGAAGAAATTTATAGCTATGGCAATTCAATATACACCCGAAATAGGTAAAGGGCGTGGCCCAGTGAACCATTTTGCATATATGAAAAAGGAGGGCTTAGATGATGAATAA
- the thiM gene encoding hydroxyethylthiazole kinase, with the protein MNNLETIRQQNPLVVCYTNDVVKNFTANGLLSLGASPAMSEAPEEAEDFFKVASALLINIGTLNKLQSEDMLKIAHIANNSGVPIVFDPVAVGASQFRKSFCHQFLSEVDVTVIKGNASEILSLIDEDATMKGTDSAENLDVIDIARRAQKKFNTTIAITGKEDIIAQEDKIVKLSNGSQLLTKITGAGCLLGGVIASFLNRSLTPSIDNVIEAVSIFNIAAEQAESETASIGPGSFLTRFVDKLYTIEHSEYMQLKQLEEV; encoded by the coding sequence ATGAATAATTTAGAAACGATTCGTCAACAAAATCCTTTAGTCGTATGTTACACGAATGATGTAGTGAAGAATTTTACTGCTAATGGATTATTAAGCTTAGGTGCTAGTCCTGCTATGAGTGAAGCACCAGAAGAAGCAGAAGATTTCTTTAAAGTGGCTTCAGCACTATTAATTAATATAGGCACACTTAATAAACTTCAAAGTGAAGATATGTTAAAAATCGCGCATATTGCTAATAATTCAGGTGTGCCAATCGTTTTTGATCCTGTAGCAGTAGGGGCTTCTCAATTTAGAAAATCCTTTTGCCATCAATTTTTATCAGAAGTAGATGTAACTGTTATTAAAGGAAATGCTTCAGAGATTTTATCTCTAATAGATGAAGATGCTACGATGAAGGGCACGGATAGTGCAGAAAACTTAGACGTCATTGATATTGCACGACGTGCACAGAAAAAATTTAACACGACAATAGCAATAACAGGCAAAGAAGATATTATTGCTCAAGAAGACAAAATTGTGAAATTATCTAATGGGTCACAATTGTTAACTAAAATAACAGGTGCTGGTTGCCTCTTAGGTGGTGTTATTGCTAGCTTTTTAAATCGTAGTTTAACGCCATCTATTGATAACGTCATTGAAGCTGTATCGATTTTTAATATTGCTGCTGAACAAGCAGAGAGTGAAACAGCATCAATAGGCCCTGGTTCATTTTTAACACGCTTTGTTGATAAGCTATATACGATTGAACACTCTGAATATATGCAGTTAAAACAATTAGAAGAGGTGTAA
- the thiE gene encoding thiamine phosphate synthase, whose protein sequence is MFQPDDLRLYFICGTQDISNERDIVDVVKAALDAGITMFQFREKGKGTLIGKEKELLAIKLKELCRSYNVPFIVNDDVSLAIAIDADGIHVGQDDENVSHFAQQFQHKIIGLSVGNIEEYQNSDLAHVDYIGVGPMFPTSSKDDANAPVGPEMILKLREKLQDFPMVGIGGISLANYKQVMKAQANGVSVISAIAQSNDIKTTVHQFLQ, encoded by the coding sequence ATGTTCCAACCAGATGATTTAAGGCTATACTTCATTTGTGGTACCCAAGATATAAGTAATGAACGTGACATAGTAGATGTAGTCAAAGCGGCTTTAGATGCAGGTATCACAATGTTCCAATTTAGGGAAAAAGGTAAGGGAACATTAATTGGTAAAGAAAAAGAATTACTTGCTATAAAATTAAAAGAATTATGTCGCTCCTATAATGTCCCATTTATAGTAAACGATGATGTTTCTCTAGCAATAGCAATTGATGCTGATGGTATTCATGTTGGACAAGACGATGAAAACGTGTCCCATTTTGCTCAGCAATTTCAACATAAAATAATTGGTTTAAGCGTAGGCAATATTGAAGAATATCAAAATTCTGATTTGGCTCATGTTGACTATATTGGGGTAGGGCCAATGTTTCCGACTTCTTCAAAAGATGACGCAAATGCGCCCGTTGGTCCTGAAATGATTTTAAAACTGCGAGAAAAATTACAAGATTTCCCAATGGTAGGCATTGGAGGTATTTCATTAGCCAACTATAAACAGGTTATGAAAGCTCAAGCCAATGGTGTATCAGTGATTTCAGCAATCGCACAAAGTAATGATATAAAAACAACAGTCCACCAATTTTTACAATAA
- the tenA gene encoding thiaminase II yields the protein MTFSQDLRTAAKPILENIYNDNFIQHMLAGDLSEEAARFYLRADASYLKEFANIYALLIPKVSTLEDVKFLVEQIQFIVDGEVEAHEIIANYIGEDYNDIVQEKVWPPSGDHYIKHMYYNAFSKENAAHTIAAMAPCPYVYQYIARKAIKDDALNRDCVLAQWFDFYSTEMEELVNVFDRLLDKLTAHISQQERDDIKESYLQSTVHEQNFFNMAYIQESWDFGGK from the coding sequence ATGACATTTTCACAAGATTTAAGAACAGCAGCAAAACCTATATTAGAAAATATATATAATGACAATTTCATTCAGCATATGCTTGCTGGTGATTTATCGGAAGAAGCAGCAAGATTTTATTTAAGAGCCGATGCATCTTACTTAAAAGAGTTTGCCAATATTTATGCGTTGCTTATTCCAAAAGTATCTACTTTAGAAGACGTAAAATTTTTGGTAGAACAAATACAATTTATCGTGGATGGTGAAGTTGAAGCGCATGAAATAATAGCTAATTATATAGGCGAAGATTACAATGACATTGTACAAGAGAAAGTATGGCCACCAAGCGGGGACCATTATATAAAACATATGTATTATAATGCGTTTAGTAAAGAAAATGCGGCACATACGATAGCGGCGATGGCGCCATGTCCATATGTTTATCAATATATCGCTCGCAAAGCTATAAAAGATGATGCTTTAAACAGAGATTGTGTTTTAGCTCAATGGTTCGATTTTTATAGCACAGAAATGGAAGAGCTCGTTAATGTTTTCGATAGATTATTAGATAAATTAACAGCTCATATTTCACAACAAGAGCGTGACGATATTAAAGAAAGCTATTTACAAAGTACAGTGCATGAACAAAACTTTTTCAATATGGCTTATATACAAGAATCATGGGATTTTGGAGGGAAATAA
- a CDS encoding YwpF-like family protein, whose product MKTFKAVRFQIVSENGGVTEYELEDGVIINKESSGTGWLLELVIPDYHYDTMQSYMDNETLLDIRVVITRPSNDPALFDATIKHITKLNGSISVVFECHIYTLRQVYAESLLEQLVDEGLSGDELKTSFNRLMQSKPRLKDEKPDKH is encoded by the coding sequence ATGAAAACATTTAAAGCTGTTAGATTCCAAATCGTTTCAGAAAACGGCGGTGTAACTGAATATGAATTGGAAGATGGTGTCATTATTAATAAAGAAAGTAGCGGTACGGGGTGGCTGTTAGAACTTGTCATTCCAGATTATCATTATGACACTATGCAATCATATATGGATAATGAAACATTATTAGATATTCGTGTGGTCATTACGCGCCCATCAAATGACCCAGCTTTATTTGATGCGACGATTAAACACATCACGAAATTAAATGGATCAATTTCGGTCGTTTTTGAATGTCATATTTATACTTTAAGACAAGTATATGCCGAAAGTTTATTAGAACAACTCGTAGATGAAGGATTATCGGGAGACGAATTAAAAACCTCTTTCAATAGATTAATGCAATCTAAACCTCGTCTAAAAGATGAAAAGCCAGATAAACACTAA